One segment of Sesamum indicum cultivar Zhongzhi No. 13 linkage group LG4, S_indicum_v1.0, whole genome shotgun sequence DNA contains the following:
- the LOC105161296 gene encoding mRNA cap guanine-N7 methyltransferase 2 (The sequence of the model RefSeq protein was modified relative to this genomic sequence to represent the inferred CDS: added 55 bases not found in genome assembly) translates to MLSSFPPPRPTESIHHRLIEFVKTALINIFVSPYATVCDLYCGKVPDEAKWDEAQIGHYIGIDVATSGVSEVREAWESRRKAYTSEFLEFDPCIEEVDLYWKNKENQADIVFCMQHLPLCVETEEKVRRLLHNVSSLLKPGGYFLGITPDSSTIWSKYQKNVEAYHNKSAGMKPNIFPNCIRSESYMITFEVEEEKFPFFGKKYQLKFAGDMSAETHCLVHFPSLIRLAREAGLEYVEIQNLTEFYDDNRAQLAGKLMAPLMDAGHNLVDQRGRLLQRSYDVLGLYTTFIFQKPDPDIAPPLMTPLLEDASHNHDEAPLMPQRDWQVVGWREDDKNVQPEPSSGLGKITEQKGILGPGPAELRFPEAL, encoded by the exons ATGCTGAGCTCGTTCCCACCTCCCCGGCCGACGGAGTCGATCCACCATCGTCTAATCGAGTTCGTGAAAACTGCCCTCATCAACATCTTCGTCTCCCCTTACGCCACC GTGTGTGATTTGTATTGTGGGAAAGTGCCAGATGAGGCAAAGTGGGATGAAGCTCAGATTGGTCACTACATTGGCATTG ATGTGGCTACGTCTGGAGTTAGTGAAGTGCGGGAAGCATGGGAGAGTCGACGCAAGGCTTACACTTCCGAGTTTCTCGAATTTGATCCTTGCATT GAAGAGGTAGACTTGTACTGGAAGAACAAGGAAAACCAGGCTGATATTGTTTTCTGCATGCAGCATTTGCCG TTATGTGTTGAAACTGAGGAGAAAGTCAGGAGACTGTTGCATAACGTCTCATCTCTGCTGAAGCCCGGAGGTTATTTTCTTGGTATTACTCCGGACTCATCTACAATATG GTCTAAGTACCAGAAAAATGTTGAAGCATACCACAATAAGAGTGCTGGAATGAAGCCCAACATCTTTCCAAACTGCATTAGATCTGAGAGCTACATGATCACTTTTGAAGTTGAGGAAGAGAA GTTTCCGTTTTTTGGTAAAAAGTACCAGCTGAAATTTGCGGGTGACATGTCTGCTGAAACTCATTGCCTGGTACATTTCCCGAGCTTGATCag GTTAGCTAGAGAGGCTGGTCTTGAGTACGTGGAGATACAAAACTTGACTGAATTTTATGATGACAATAG GTTGATCAAAGGGGAAGACTTCTTCAGAGATCATACGATGTTTTAG GTCTATACACCACATTCATCTTTCAAAAACCAGATCCAGATATTGCCCCTCCTCTCATGACGCCATTGTTGGAAGATGCAAGCCACAATCACGATGAG GCTCCTCTGATGCCACAGAGAGATTGGCAAGTGGTTGGCTGGAGAGAAGATGACAAGAATGTGCAGCCAGAGCCAAGCTCAGGGCTGGGTAAGATAACCGAGCAGAAAGGCATATTAGGTCCTGGTCCAGCAGAGCTTCGCTTTCCAGAAGCTCTTTGA